A single region of the Burkholderiales bacterium genome encodes:
- a CDS encoding cyclophilin-like fold protein, with protein sequence MNTRIRISWSQDELSATLRSTPTVKKLLAALPCEARAQTWGDEVYFSIPVESVLEKDATQVVEPGTVCFWVEGRSLALPFGPTPVSESNECRLVTRVNVLGKIDCNANKLRTVKDGDRVRLEPL encoded by the coding sequence TTGAATACGCGCATCCGCATTTCCTGGTCTCAAGATGAACTCTCCGCGACGCTGCGGAGCACTCCGACCGTGAAAAAACTGCTTGCGGCGCTTCCGTGCGAGGCGCGCGCCCAAACCTGGGGCGATGAGGTTTATTTTTCAATCCCGGTGGAATCTGTGTTGGAAAAAGACGCAACACAGGTTGTCGAGCCCGGGACGGTTTGTTTTTGGGTCGAAGGTCGTTCCTTGGCTTTGCCTTTCGGTCCGACGCCCGTTTCCGAAAGTAATGAGTGCCGGTTAGTGACGCGCGTCAATGTTCTTGGCAAGATTGACTGCAATGCGAATAAACTCAGGACGGTCAAGGACGGCGATCGAGTCCGTTTGGAACCGCTCTAG
- the ilvD gene encoding dihydroxy-acid dehydratase, which produces MPLNLRSRAVTEGDERAPNRSMYYAMGYHDVDFGKPMVGVANAYSTITPCNAGLNQLATRAEAELKSAGANPQVFGTITVSDGISMGTEGMKYSLVSREVIADSIETAVQAEWMDGVLAIGGCDKNMPGALMAISRMNIPSIFVYGGTIKPGHYKGKDLTIVSAFEAVGEFTAGRLSRDDFKEIERRSCPGAGSCGGMYTANTMSTSIEAVGMSLPYSSTMAAEDAEKTESAAQSARALIEAIKKQILPRQIITRKSIENAVSVVMATGGSTNAVLHWLAIAHAAQVQWVLDDYERIRSRVPVLCDMKPSGKYVATDLHKAGGVPQIMKMLLIHGLIHGDCLTITGKTVAENLNSVPDDPATNQDVIRQWDNPLYPHGHLAILKGNLATDGCVAKITGLKNPVITGPARVFESEEACLKAILGDKIKPGDVIVIRYEGPKGGPGMREMLAPTSAIIGKGLGDKVGLITDGRFSGGTWGVVVGHVAPEAFVGGTIALVQEGDSITIDAIKRILQLNVSDAELVRRKAGWQQPAPRYTHGVMAKYAKLVSSASLGAVTD; this is translated from the coding sequence ATGCCTTTGAACCTGCGCAGCAGAGCCGTTACCGAGGGCGACGAACGCGCGCCTAACCGTTCCATGTACTACGCGATGGGATATCACGACGTCGACTTCGGAAAACCCATGGTCGGCGTAGCCAACGCCTACAGCACCATTACGCCCTGCAACGCCGGCTTGAACCAGCTGGCAACGCGCGCCGAAGCGGAACTCAAATCGGCCGGGGCCAATCCGCAGGTGTTTGGCACCATTACCGTGTCCGACGGGATTTCCATGGGCACCGAGGGCATGAAATATTCGCTGGTTTCGCGCGAAGTGATCGCCGACTCGATTGAAACCGCGGTGCAGGCGGAATGGATGGACGGAGTGCTGGCAATCGGTGGCTGCGACAAAAACATGCCCGGAGCGTTGATGGCGATATCGCGCATGAACATTCCGTCGATTTTCGTCTATGGGGGCACCATCAAGCCCGGACATTACAAGGGCAAGGACCTCACCATCGTTTCCGCCTTCGAAGCCGTGGGCGAATTTACCGCCGGCCGTCTCAGCCGCGACGATTTTAAGGAAATCGAACGCCGTTCCTGTCCAGGCGCGGGTTCTTGCGGTGGCATGTATACCGCGAATACCATGTCCACCAGCATCGAAGCGGTTGGCATGAGCCTGCCTTATTCTTCAACCATGGCCGCGGAAGACGCGGAAAAAACGGAGAGCGCGGCGCAATCGGCGCGCGCCCTGATCGAGGCGATTAAAAAACAAATCCTTCCGAGGCAAATCATCACTCGCAAATCCATCGAGAATGCTGTTTCAGTGGTTATGGCGACCGGCGGATCGACCAATGCTGTTTTGCACTGGCTTGCCATTGCCCACGCCGCACAGGTGCAGTGGGTGCTCGATGATTACGAGCGCATACGCAGCCGCGTGCCGGTGCTGTGCGACATGAAACCCTCGGGCAAATATGTTGCAACCGATCTGCACAAGGCGGGCGGTGTACCCCAAATCATGAAGATGCTTTTGATCCATGGGCTGATCCACGGTGATTGCCTTACCATCACGGGCAAGACGGTAGCTGAAAATCTCAATAGTGTTCCTGATGACCCGGCCACAAACCAAGATGTCATCAGACAATGGGACAACCCGCTTTACCCGCACGGCCATCTTGCGATTCTGAAGGGCAACCTCGCCACTGACGGCTGCGTTGCGAAAATTACCGGCCTGAAAAATCCGGTAATCACCGGACCGGCCCGCGTCTTTGAATCGGAAGAAGCATGTTTGAAAGCCATACTCGGCGACAAAATCAAGCCGGGCGACGTGATTGTGATTCGCTACGAAGGGCCCAAAGGAGGGCCGGGAATGCGCGAAATGCTTGCCCCGACCTCGGCCATCATCGGCAAAGGTCTGGGTGACAAGGTCGGGCTGATTACCGACGGCCGTTTTTCGGGCGGCACCTGGGGCGTGGTCGTCGGGCATGTTGCGCCTGAAGCTTTTGTCGGCGGCACCATTGCACTGGTGCAGGAAGGCGATTCGATCACTATCGATGCCATCAAGCGCATACTGCAGCTTAATGTTTCTGATGCGGAACTTGTGCGCCGCAAAGCCGGCTGGCAACAGCCAGCGCCACGCTATACCCATGGGGTCATGGCAAAGTACGCAAAACTTGTGTCTTCAGCCAGCTTGGGCGCGGTCACCGATTGA
- the lgt gene encoding prolipoprotein diacylglyceryl transferase yields MLVHPQIDPVAVHIGPLAVHWYGLMYLLGFALGMLLGRYRIKTQPNSGWTYNQLDDVLFYIVLGVILGGRLGYVLFYKFSDYLHEPIKIFYIWEGGMSFHGGLLGVVLALWLFSRKYRKHWLAITDFIAPLVPLGLGAGRIGNFINGELWGRPTNVPWAMIFPSVDNVPRHPSELYEFALEGVVLFIILWLYSAKPRPLGAVSGMFLIFYGLFRFLVEFTRAPDSFLGLLALGLSMGQWLSLPMIFAGVGMILWSYRKHA; encoded by the coding sequence ATGCTCGTCCATCCGCAGATTGATCCGGTTGCAGTGCACATCGGGCCACTCGCAGTTCACTGGTACGGATTGATGTACCTTTTAGGATTTGCCCTGGGCATGTTATTAGGACGGTACCGCATAAAAACTCAACCCAATTCTGGATGGACCTATAACCAACTTGACGATGTGCTTTTCTACATCGTACTGGGAGTAATTCTCGGCGGCCGCCTGGGCTATGTGTTGTTCTACAAGTTTTCCGATTACCTGCACGAACCGATCAAAATATTCTACATCTGGGAAGGCGGCATGTCCTTTCACGGCGGATTACTCGGGGTTGTCCTCGCATTATGGCTGTTTTCCCGCAAATACCGGAAGCACTGGTTAGCTATAACCGATTTCATCGCACCGTTGGTACCACTAGGGTTGGGCGCAGGACGCATCGGCAATTTTATTAATGGCGAGTTATGGGGACGGCCCACCAACGTTCCGTGGGCCATGATTTTCCCGTCAGTGGATAATGTGCCGCGCCATCCTTCCGAACTGTACGAATTCGCTTTGGAAGGAGTCGTACTATTCATTATTTTGTGGCTGTATTCCGCAAAGCCTCGGCCGCTCGGTGCCGTGTCCGGGATGTTTCTGATCTTCTACGGGCTGTTCCGTTTTCTAGTGGAATTTACTCGCGCACCCGATTCGTTTCTCGGCCTGCTTGCGTTGGGTTTGAGCATGGGACAGTGGCTTTCTTTACCCATGATTTTCGCTGGTGTCGGGATGATCCTTTGGAGCTATCGCAAACACGCCTAA